Within the Leptotrichia sp. oral taxon 498 genome, the region CTTCTCTTCAGGTTTATCCCCATATTTTCTAAATTTCACTTTATAATTTGCCAATTCTGCTTTAGTCTTCCCACTTCTCCACAAAATATCTCTTAATGGTACTGCTCCGCCTGATAAAAATCTCATTTTTAATAATTTTTCTACTCCGCTTCTATCGTTTATTGAATATAGCAAATCCATAAATTTTTCATCATCTGTCAAATATTCCTCAGCATTTTCTTTCAAATATTCCATATCTAATTGAATTACTTTTAACGGATTATTACCATTTTCTTTTACTGTTTCAGCTTCTATAATTTCTTTATCACTCATATTCTTATCCTTTCTCGCATTTCACATTATTATCATGTAATCTTGCTAAAAAATATCTCCAAAATAGCATTTTAATTTATTTTCTTTAACATTTTTCTCATAAATTATATCTATCAAAAAATTCATAAAATTTAAAGTATCGTCAATATCTATTTGAAAAAAATATTCTGATGAATCCCCACAAGTCATATTAAAATATAATTCCCAACTCTTATCCAATTTCAAATTAAAATTATCAGGCGACCGCCAAGTTCCATTCCCCACATATCTTTCACCTGACCAAACTCCAAAAGTTCCTAAAAAGATAGCCGCCATTGATAATTCTCTTACCACATTATCCTGCGTAATTTTTTCATTCTCTCCAATTCCATATTTTCTAAATTTTACTATATATTCTTTTAACTCTTCCCTATTTTTCCCGCTTCTCCACAAAATATCTCTAATTGATACCCCTTTTCCTAATAAAAATCTCATCTTTAATACTCTCTCTACACCACTTCTATCAGCCATTGAATAAAGTAAATCCATATATTTCTCGTCATCTTCAAAATATTCTTTTATATTATTTTTCAAAAATGGCACATCTAATTGAAGTTTTTTAAGTACACCATCATTATTTTTGTCGAATTTTCCCACATCAGATGATTCTCTTACTATAATTTCATCTTCGACTATAATATCTTCCATCTCACACTCTCCTCTACAGTTATGCAAAAGCTGCATTTAAACTTTCGTTTTTCTAATTTTAATAAAAAAGATAAACTCTTTTACTTTCTAAATTTTTATTTTTTTATTTTTTAATATATTATCTTTAAACTTATTAATATTATAACTTATTTCTGTTATTTTTCAAATTATTTTAATAAAAAAAATCCCTTTCCCAGAGATTTTTAAATTACTATTATTTCTTTTTAATCCAATATCTAGCCACAATCCTAGATAACTTCACAATCTTTTTTATTCCTTTCAAATGTTTCGTTTCCAAAAAAAGACTTGCAGATAAGCTGCTCCAGCTGTCATTCCACCAATGAATTCCATAAGTTTCAGGTTTTATGCAATCTTCTGTGTATTTTTCGTGATAACCGTATGGATAAAAGTATTCTTTCGGAAAAATTACAATTTCTCCATCTTTTAAAATATTTTCTCTTTTTTCGCTCAAATTATATTTTTTCTCAAAAACATAAGTAAAAATCTTTGGAATCGTCCAAATAGGCTTTTCCCAAATGTCAGCTTCGTAAAACTCCATTATTTCTTTTAAAATTTCATTATGTTTCGTTGTCCCAAAAATACCTACACTTATGTGTTTTTTGTCTTCGTAGCCAATAAAAAATTCCATTTTTTTTGAAAGTTTATCTTTTTGATTTTGAAAAAAAGAAATTTTTTCTTCCAAAATTGGTGTCAAATCTTTTATTATTTCCATATCTGTGTCCACATAAATTCCTGAATTCTCATACATAAAATGAACTCTCATGTAATCTGAAACATATGCCCACAATTTTTTCTCATAACATTCACGAAAAAATCTGTTCTTTTTTAGATGTTTTTCCATATCAAAATTTTTCTCGTTAATCTCAATTATCTCAAAATCTGGTAAATTCTTTTTCCAAGATTCCAAGCATTTGTAAAAAATCTCTGGCTTTTTTGCATTTCCTATCCAGACATAATATATTTTTTTATCTATAATTTTTTTTTCTGACATTTTTTCTCCTATTTTTATTTTTAAATAAAATTATATTAAATTTTTAAATATTTTTATCAAAAATTTTATAATTTTTTTTATTTTTAAACTTTAATTCTCTCCAATTCCCTTTTTTTCTCAATTTGCTTATACATGTAGTCAATACTTGTAACAATTGCATAAACTGCCACTAATAGCGCCATATTTTTGATTAATCCATCTCCAAAGAATGAACCTCTTGGAATGTAAAATAAATTTGGGATGAAATAATAGCTTGTAAGCAATAAAAATCTGTTTTTTACAACATATTTTTCATATTTTATGATTGCAATTCCCAATAAAATTGAGATTATAATTAGCCAAATATATCCTAAATCATACATTTCAGCGATATAGTTTGAACCTATTCCTTCTCCTTTTAAATATGCCGTTGGATCTAGCTCGTATGTCAATCTGTCGGCTAATGAATTTGTCATGTAAAGCGTGTCCATTGACTGTGGCTTGAATCCAAAAAGTCCTTGTAAAATGTAAGGATATGGACCTGCACCCACAATTTTGCCTTTGAAATTGACTGTGTATCCTAAAACTAAGTAACTTACTCCTTGTGAGAATAAAAAGTTGCAGATTGAATTTATTAAGTCGAAACTGAATATTTTTTTACTTCTGAATGAGACCAGAAATTGGGAAAAAATTACTGTAAAAGCCGTTAATTTGACCATTGTCTTTGGTTTTATCTTTATTCCATAAACTTTTGCGTAATACCACATAACGAATAATAATTGAGTTAAGAAAATCGCTCTTGCTCCTTTGAATGAATCCAATAATTTTACCATTAAATAAAGTGCTGAAACGAATAAAAATTTCTTTTTTTTAGGAATGGAAATTAAAAATATTAAAAATCCGATTGTCATTATTGTTCCGCTTCCTTTTGTAAAAACGGGATATTCGACATTTTTTAAAATTCCTGTGTAATATGCTTCGTATCCAGCACTTAAAATTACTTTTAACTGAAGCAACATCTTGTAAGCTAGAGCGGGTAACGAAATTATGAATAAGAACATTCCTAAATTTTCAAAAATGGGATTTTTTTGAAGTGTTACGCTGCTTTTTAATTCATAGATTTCTTCATTCATAATTCCAATAAAAAATCCTAGATGTGTAAATAGCAAAACTAATAAAAATATTGTTATAATTTCTATTCGGACATCGTAATAAAAGTAAAAATTGGCAAATTTTGTTGCCCAGCCGAATTCACGGTAATTTACAACATCTAAAAAAATTCTCGTAAAATTGAATAAGAACGTGGTGTACAAAAAAATCATATAGGAATTTAGCCAATCTAAATAAACTTTTGCTGTTAAGAATACATAAATATAGACAAACATAAGCAAAACTTCTAAAAATTTCATATCTGACTTTATGTTTTCAAAATGTACTGCCACTTTTAAAAATAACACAAAAGCTATTACAAATATATGAAATATTAAAAATAACAGTTTATCTCTTCTCATTTTTTTATTTTTCTCCTTTTTTTATTATTTTTATTTTTTTTATTTTATAAAAATTTATAAAATTTAATATTTGACAAGATGGCTTGAACCTTTGCTGTTATTATAAATTTTAATAATTTTTCTTTTCTAAAAATTTTTTTTATCTTTCGACCACATAATAAATCCTAAAAAACTTCCCAAAACAAAAAATAACTTGCTGTTGCACTCTTTAAAAGATTTTAAGTAGCTATAATTTGAAAATCTGCAAAATTTATAATAAACTGCGTTATTTAAAAGCCTTTGCTTAAAAGATAATTTTTCAAAATTTATTTCGTTGTGATAAAGCGCCTGTCCCTTTGGATTTTTTAGCAGCAAATTATTATATTTTGCCGTTAATCCATCTTTTTGATAATCTTTAATTTCAATTTTTTCATTGACATAAAGCATTTTATAATTTCTGCAAATTCTGTTATAAACAACAGCTTCGGTTATAAATTTTTCACCGTCAAATACAGGAAATGGAAATTTTTTTATAATTTTTGTAAAAAATGCAAGCCCTTTATCTCCTGTTACGCCGTATTTGTTATAAACTTCAAACTGTGTCGCAATTAATTCATCTTTTGGAAAAGCGCTTCCTATAATTTTTCCGTTTGGATAAGTTGAAAGATAGCCCATTCCAGCTAAATTCTTGTTATTTTCATATTTTTTTAAATATTTTAAAATAATTTCAAGCCCATAATTTTTGTATTCATCGTCAGAATCAAGACAGATAAACAATTCTCCTTGTGCTTTTTCCAGCGCAAAATTATACGCCCTCTGTTTTCCGCCATTTTCTTTAAAAAAATATTTTATATCGAGTTTTTTTTCTTTTAAAAAATCTTTTACAAGTTCATTTGTTCCATCATTTGAGCCATCGTCGACAATCAGCCATTCAAAATCTTTGAAAGTCTGATTTTGCAATGAAACATATAATTTTTTTAGTAATTCTTTTCGGTTGTAGGTCGGTGTAAAAATTGTAAATTTCATAATTTTCTCCTATTTATTTCATCTTTTCAAAAATTTTTTAAAAATATTTTTTATTTTTTCAGCAACTTCTTTATTAATAAGTATTTTTGCGATGATTCCCAAATAAACTATTTTTAATGCAAATTTCATCCACGAAACTTCATGATTTGACAGATAAAAAATCGCTGGATTTAATAAAATTATCAAATAAAAAAACATTTTTCTGTAATTAAAAGAAATATGATATTTTCTTTTTATGACGACCATTTCGGCAACTGCTCTCAATAAAAATGCCAAAATTGTTGTCCACAATGCAATAAATACCCCATAACTTTTAAAATTTGGAATCAAAATTAAATTTCCAATTAAATTAAAAGCCATCGCAAAAACTGAAAAATAAAAAATATACATACTGTCTTCATGAAAATGAAAAAAATAATCCAGACAGACAAGCGCCTGTATCACAATTCCCGCAAGAACATATGGGATAAAGTCAATTGCAGCGGCATAACTTTTTGGAAAAATAAGTTTTATTGCTTCTGGTGCAAAAAGCTGCGCAATTACACATGCAAACGAAATTATTCCCAAAAATGTTTCAAGACTTTTTGTAATTTTTGGATTATTTCTATCCGTTTTCATTGCTTCATAAAACTCTGGAGTCCAGCTGTTTATAAACGATCCCGTTATTACTGAAAGCGCCCTTCCACCAGTAAATGCAAGGCTGTAAGCTCCAACAATTGCAATTGGAATAAATTTTCCCAAAACAATTCTGTCGCTAAAATTTACAATTTGGTCAGTTAATTCAATGAAAATTAGTGGCAATCCATTTTTTAGTGAATAATTTACATATTCTTTCTTAAATTTAAAATTAAATTTTCCAAAATAATCTTTAAAGCAATAAATCAAAAGCAAAACTACAGCCGCAAAATTTGCAATTTGATTTCCAAGCGCTCCTAACTTCATATATTTTATAAAATATATCGCTAAGAAATAATTTGAAAAAAGTTTGATTAAACTTCCAAATGCAACTTTTCTGTACATCTTTTTCATTCTAAAAAGCGTTATTGCAAGTGTATTTAAAGCATTTACAAATCCTATTACAATTGTTAAAATAATCAGTGAATTGTAATCAATTTTGTTTAAATCAATTATATATGAAAATATTTTTTTTGAAAACGGCGTTATTAAAAATAAAAAAACTAATAAGTTAAAAACTATTATGACAAAAAACGAAGAAAACAAGAAACTTCCAAATTCTTTTGGATCATCTTTTAAATCCACATATTTTTTCATTTGCGCATTATAAATTCCAAGTCCTAAAAATACTGCAAAAAGCGTGGCAATTGGTTCTAACATTCCGACAATTCCATATTCTTCAACGGTCAAAAGCCTTGTGATTATCGGCAAAAATACGAGTGATCCCATTTTTGTGACAACATTTGAGAGCGTGTAGACAAGTGTCCCTTTTAATAAACTTTTATTATCCATAATTTCCTTTCTTTCTCTTTCTTTCCTATTTTAACCCAACCAAATCGTGCACTCTAATAATTCCAATAACTTTTCCATCTTCTGTAACTGGAAGCACTCCAATTTCATTTTTTCTATTTTCCATAAGTTTCAACGCTTCCAGTGCCATCGCTTCTTTATGAATAAAAATAGGCGATTTTGTCATAATGTCCTTTGCCTTGTAGCCAAAAAACTTTTCTTTGTGCTGCAATGCTCGTCGTATATCTCCTTCTGTTATAATTCCTTTAAGTTTTCCATTAATTCTTCCATTTTCAGAGATACAGACAGCTCCCATCTTCTTTTTTGTCAAAGTCATAATGACATTTTCTATCGGATCATCTTCACAAAGTACAGGTAATTCATCGCCAATGTGCATTAAATCTGACACATGCAACAAAAGTCTTTTTCCAAGACTTCCACCAGGATGATATTTTGCAAAATCATTTTTTGTGAAATTTCTAAGTTTCATAAGACTTGCTGCTATTGCGTCTCCCATGACAAGTGTTACAGTTGTCGAACTTGTCGGCGCTTGACCAATTGGGCACGCTTCCTTGTCAACTCCGATATTTACTACAACTTCAGAATGTTTCGCAAGCGCTGAATTTTTATTTCCAGTAAGGCTGACAATTTTTGCTCCAATTTTTTTTATTGGATCCAAAATGCTCAAAACTTCATCTGAATTTCCGCTATTTGAAATTGCTATGACAATATCCCCACAGCTTATCATTCCCAAATCGCCGTGAAGCGCTTCTGCTGAATTTACAAAAATGGCACTTGTTCCAGTTGAAGCCAAAGTCGCAGCTATTTTTTCTCCAATTATTCCAGATTTTCCAATCCCTGTAATTATAACTTTATTTTTTTCTAAATTAAAAATCATATTCACAAGTTTTTCAAAATTTTCATCAACTTTATTTCTAACTTTTTTTAATTCGTCTATTTCAATTTCAAAAACTTTTTTTCCTTCATCAATAACATCAATTTTATTTTTATTTTTCATCTTTCTTAAACTTCCTTAACTTTTATTTTTTTCAATTTTATCCAGTATCTTTTTAATTTCCTGACTTTTATCCTTATGACAGACCAGAAGTGCATCTTTTGTATTTACAATAACAATATTTTCCAGTCCAATTGTTGCAATCATTTTATCATTTTCCTTGTTGATGATAATGTTTCCTTCAGAGTCAATTTTCTCAAATTTTTCAGATTTTACAACATTTCCCTTGTCATCTTTGGAAAAAATATCTCCCAGTGACTTAAAACTTCCAACATCATTCCAACCAATATTCACAGGAATCACACTCACAGATTTTGTATGCTCCATCACGCCAAAGTCAATCGAGATTTTTTCAAAATTTTTAAATTCATCTCTGACATAACTACTCAATTTTTCTCCATGAAACTCTTTTAAATCAACTTTCTCAAGTAATTTTTCAATATTTTCCAAAACACTTTTGTGCGAATCCATATGTTTTTTTATCTCGCTCAAAATGAACTTCGTCTTCCAGACAAATATTCCGCTATTCCATAAAAAATTTCCCTGCTCAATATATTTTTCCGCAAGTTCCTTATTTGGCTTTTCCCTAAATCTCTTAACCTTGTATATGCAAAGCCCATCTTTTTTCTCGCAACTTTTATTTTTTTTCACATATTCAATATATCCGTACCCAGTTTCAGGATACGAAGGTCTTATTCCAAGCGTAATAATCCTGTCTCCCTTTGCCGCCTCAAATGCAAATTCAAGGCTTTTTAAAAACTCATCTTCCTTTTCAATCAAATGATCAGACGGCAACACAGCCATAATGCTATTTCCCATAATTTTGTCAATTATTTGCGAAGCATACCCAATACAAGCTGCAGTATCCCGTGCCATTGGCTCAAAAATAATATTCCTTACAGGTATTTGCGGCAATTCCTTTTTTACAATTTCCAAATAATTTATATTTGTTGAAATAAATATATTTTCACTTGGTATCAGTTTCAAAATTCTGTCAACTGTCTCTTTAATCATCGTCTTTTCCGACACCAAGTCCAAAAATTGCTTCGGCTTTTCATTAGTCGACAAGGGCCAAAATCTAGTACCACTTCCTCCCGCCATAATCAAGGCAACTCTATTAATTTTTTTCGTTTCCATTTTCAATTTTCTCCTAATTTTTTTTACTAAAATTGCACTTTAAGTATATCACAAATTACTGAGTTATTCCATCGTTTTTAAAAAATAAATTAACTGTAAAAAATAAAAAAATAACTCAATATGAATTCTAAAATTTATAAAGAGTTATTTTTTTATTTTACTGTATTTTCAAAAATTTAACTAATAAATCAATCTAAATCCAAGTCCACCTCTAATATTTTCTCCTCTTGTATCGTATCCTAAGTTTGCTGTAACTCCAAATCTAGTATTGTCAACTCCAACGTTTAAGTCAAATTTTCCACTTCCTCGTCTATCTTCCTTCTCACTTCTTATTCCAAACCAGTCGGCCTCTGTGTATCTTACTCTTGCCTTGTTCTTACCGTTTGCAACTCTTCCCAATTCATTTTCATACGCTGCTGCAAGTCCTACTGACAAGTTTGTTTTTAGTGCCATTGGCTGTACATACTTGAATTCCAATCCAACTTCCGGTTTTACTGAGAAATAGTCGTTTCCGTCAACCTCTAGTCTGATTTCCCCTGAATCTTCTTTAATATCAGTAAATCTTCCATATTCCATCTTCAACGCTCCATATGGTCTTAGGTGTGCTCTTTCACTTAAACGGACATCATATCCCAAATCTGTCTTGAATGCCGCACCATATGATGTGTAGTCAGCT harbors:
- a CDS encoding glycosyltransferase codes for the protein MIDKKIYYVWIGNAKKPEIFYKCLESWKKNLPDFEIIEINEKNFDMEKHLKKNRFFRECYEKKLWAYVSDYMRVHFMYENSGIYVDTDMEIIKDLTPILEEKISFFQNQKDKLSKKMEFFIGYEDKKHISVGIFGTTKHNEILKEIMEFYEADIWEKPIWTIPKIFTYVFEKKYNLSEKRENILKDGEIVIFPKEYFYPYGYHEKYTEDCIKPETYGIHWWNDSWSSLSASLFLETKHLKGIKKIVKLSRIVARYWIKKK
- the wzy gene encoding O-antigen polysaccharide polymerase Wzy; translated protein: MRRDKLLFLIFHIFVIAFVLFLKVAVHFENIKSDMKFLEVLLMFVYIYVFLTAKVYLDWLNSYMIFLYTTFLFNFTRIFLDVVNYREFGWATKFANFYFYYDVRIEIITIFLLVLLFTHLGFFIGIMNEEIYELKSSVTLQKNPIFENLGMFLFIISLPALAYKMLLQLKVILSAGYEAYYTGILKNVEYPVFTKGSGTIMTIGFLIFLISIPKKKKFLFVSALYLMVKLLDSFKGARAIFLTQLLFVMWYYAKVYGIKIKPKTMVKLTAFTVIFSQFLVSFRSKKIFSFDLINSICNFLFSQGVSYLVLGYTVNFKGKIVGAGPYPYILQGLFGFKPQSMDTLYMTNSLADRLTYELDPTAYLKGEGIGSNYIAEMYDLGYIWLIIISILLGIAIIKYEKYVVKNRFLLLTSYYFIPNLFYIPRGSFFGDGLIKNMALLVAVYAIVTSIDYMYKQIEKKRELERIKV
- a CDS encoding glycosyltransferase family 2 protein; the encoded protein is MKFTIFTPTYNRKELLKKLYVSLQNQTFKDFEWLIVDDGSNDGTNELVKDFLKEKKLDIKYFFKENGGKQRAYNFALEKAQGELFICLDSDDEYKNYGLEIILKYLKKYENNKNLAGMGYLSTYPNGKIIGSAFPKDELIATQFEVYNKYGVTGDKGLAFFTKIIKKFPFPVFDGEKFITEAVVYNRICRNYKMLYVNEKIEIKDYQKDGLTAKYNNLLLKNPKGQALYHNEINFEKLSFKQRLLNNAVYYKFCRFSNYSYLKSFKECNSKLFFVLGSFLGFIMWSKDKKNF
- a CDS encoding lipopolysaccharide biosynthesis protein, whose protein sequence is MDNKSLLKGTLVYTLSNVVTKMGSLVFLPIITRLLTVEEYGIVGMLEPIATLFAVFLGLGIYNAQMKKYVDLKDDPKEFGSFLFSSFFVIIVFNLLVFLFLITPFSKKIFSYIIDLNKIDYNSLIILTIVIGFVNALNTLAITLFRMKKMYRKVAFGSLIKLFSNYFLAIYFIKYMKLGALGNQIANFAAVVLLLIYCFKDYFGKFNFKFKKEYVNYSLKNGLPLIFIELTDQIVNFSDRIVLGKFIPIAIVGAYSLAFTGGRALSVITGSFINSWTPEFYEAMKTDRNNPKITKSLETFLGIISFACVIAQLFAPEAIKLIFPKSYAAAIDFIPYVLAGIVIQALVCLDYFFHFHEDSMYIFYFSVFAMAFNLIGNLILIPNFKSYGVFIALWTTILAFLLRAVAEMVVIKRKYHISFNYRKMFFYLIILLNPAIFYLSNHEVSWMKFALKIVYLGIIAKILINKEVAEKIKNIFKKFLKR
- a CDS encoding KpsF/GutQ family sugar-phosphate isomerase, with protein sequence MKNKNKIDVIDEGKKVFEIEIDELKKVRNKVDENFEKLVNMIFNLEKNKVIITGIGKSGIIGEKIAATLASTGTSAIFVNSAEALHGDLGMISCGDIVIAISNSGNSDEVLSILDPIKKIGAKIVSLTGNKNSALAKHSEVVVNIGVDKEACPIGQAPTSSTTVTLVMGDAIAASLMKLRNFTKNDFAKYHPGGSLGKRLLLHVSDLMHIGDELPVLCEDDPIENVIMTLTKKKMGAVCISENGRINGKLKGIITEGDIRRALQHKEKFFGYKAKDIMTKSPIFIHKEAMALEALKLMENRKNEIGVLPVTEDGKVIGIIRVHDLVGLK
- a CDS encoding mannose-1-phosphate guanylyltransferase: MNRVALIMAGGSGTRFWPLSTNEKPKQFLDLVSEKTMIKETVDRILKLIPSENIFISTNINYLEIVKKELPQIPVRNIIFEPMARDTAACIGYASQIIDKIMGNSIMAVLPSDHLIEKEDEFLKSLEFAFEAAKGDRIITLGIRPSYPETGYGYIEYVKKNKSCEKKDGLCIYKVKRFREKPNKELAEKYIEQGNFLWNSGIFVWKTKFILSEIKKHMDSHKSVLENIEKLLEKVDLKEFHGEKLSSYVRDEFKNFEKISIDFGVMEHTKSVSVIPVNIGWNDVGSFKSLGDIFSKDDKGNVVKSEKFEKIDSEGNIIINKENDKMIATIGLENIVIVNTKDALLVCHKDKSQEIKKILDKIEKNKS